One genomic window of Arachis hypogaea cultivar Tifrunner chromosome 8, arahy.Tifrunner.gnm2.J5K5, whole genome shotgun sequence includes the following:
- the LOC112707210 gene encoding multiprotein-bridging factor 1a, whose product MSGVGPISQDWEPVVIRKKAPTAAAKKDEKAVNAARRAGADIETVKKYNAGTNRAASSSTSLNTKRLDDDTENLAHERVPTELKKALMQARMDKKLTQAQLAQIINEKPQVIQEYESGKAIPNQQIIGKLERALGAKLRGKK is encoded by the exons ATGTCGGGAGTGGGACCTATCTCGCAGGACTGGGAGCCGGTGGTAATTCGCAAGAAGGCTCCCACCGCCGCTGCCAAGAAGGACGAGAAGGCCGTCAACGCCGCCCGCCGCGCCGGCGCCGATATCGAAACCGTCAAGAAGT ATAATGCTGGGACAAACAGAGCTGCATCTAGTAGCACGTCATTGAACACCAAGAGGCTTGATGATGATACAGAGAATCTAGCTC ATGAACGTGTGCCGACTGAACTCAAGAAGGCTCTCATGCAAGCAAGGATGGACAAGAAACTCACTCAAGCACAGCTTGCTCAG ATTATCAATGAGAAGCCTCAAGTGATCCAGGAGTACGAGTCAGGAAAAGCAATTCCAAACCAGCAGATAATTGGCAAGTTGGAGAGGGCCCTTGGTGCCAAACTGCGAGGCAAGAAATAA